The Brasilonema sennae CENA114 genome includes a region encoding these proteins:
- a CDS encoding DevA family ABC transporter ATP-binding protein has protein sequence MTNEPVISIQNLNHYFGKGQLRKQVLYDINLEINAGEIIIMTGPSGSGKTTLLTLVGGLRSAQSGHLRVLGRELCGANAEQLTLARRNNGYIFQAHNLHGSLSALQNVRMGLELHKSITPAEMKKRSAEMLELVGLGERLNYYPDDLSGGQKQRVAIARALVSRPKMVLADEPTAALDSKSGRDVVNLMHNLAKEQACTILLVTHDNRILDIADRIVYMEDGKLAKAPATVG, from the coding sequence ATGACGAATGAACCTGTTATCTCTATTCAAAATCTCAACCACTACTTTGGTAAAGGTCAACTCCGCAAACAAGTGCTATATGATATCAACTTAGAGATTAACGCTGGTGAAATTATCATTATGACAGGTCCGTCTGGTTCTGGGAAAACCACACTTCTGACCTTAGTAGGTGGGCTGCGTTCTGCCCAGTCCGGTCATTTGCGAGTGTTAGGACGAGAACTTTGTGGTGCGAATGCAGAACAACTCACACTGGCGCGACGCAATAACGGCTATATTTTCCAAGCACACAACCTGCACGGTAGCTTAAGCGCACTGCAAAATGTCAGGATGGGCTTGGAACTTCACAAGAGTATAACTCCAGCAGAAATGAAAAAACGCTCAGCCGAGATGCTAGAGTTGGTAGGATTAGGGGAGCGTCTCAATTACTACCCGGATGATTTGTCAGGAGGACAAAAACAACGGGTTGCGATCGCCCGTGCCCTGGTGAGTCGCCCCAAAATGGTTCTCGCAGATGAACCCACCGCCGCTCTTGATAGTAAGTCGGGTAGAGATGTGGTGAACCTAATGCATAATTTGGCGAAAGAGCAAGCTTGTACGATTTTGTTAGTGACTCATGATAATCGTATCTTGGATATAGCCGATCGCATTGTCTACATGGAAGATGGTAAGTTAGCGAAAGCCCCTGCTACCGTTGGATAG
- a CDS encoding protein kinase domain-containing protein, with protein MSAKITLTVTQGKLQGQQFIFDSRTSCIIGRSMDCNLQLPDDEEHCTISRYHCLLDINPPAIRVRDFGSRNGTYVNGKKIGQRQTNQTPEEGAKFQFPEYDLQDGDEIKLGNTVFTIGIEVDPYEINISNFSPGTIYLNKNPTQPPIFLEIIKRLLGLAEDGDKNLIAIRGYQIVKLLGKGGCGEVYLAQHNQSGKFVALKVMLPAVAANERAVQMFLRETENTKALRHPNVVRLIDYGYSENIFFFTMEYCEGGSVSDLMRHQGGRLSIDIAVPIALQLLDGLEYTHNAEIPYVKLGDGGFGKGRGLVHRDLKPGNIFLACVDEKIVAKVGDYGLSKAFDIAGLSGQTLTGAKAGTPVFMPRQQVLNFKYAQPDVDIWATAACLYYMLTETFPRNFTGGDRFLAVLQNDPVPIGARNAQIPQHLAEVIDLALVEKPEIYFKSAAEFKQALLGVL; from the coding sequence ATGTCAGCTAAAATCACTCTTACTGTCACCCAAGGCAAACTTCAGGGACAACAATTTATCTTTGACTCCCGCACCAGCTGTATCATCGGTAGAAGTATGGATTGTAATCTCCAACTGCCTGATGATGAAGAACATTGCACCATCTCCCGCTATCATTGTTTGCTAGATATCAACCCTCCTGCTATCCGGGTACGGGACTTTGGCAGTAGAAATGGTACTTACGTTAATGGAAAAAAAATTGGACAGCGCCAAACTAACCAAACTCCAGAAGAAGGTGCCAAATTCCAATTTCCAGAGTATGACTTGCAGGATGGAGACGAAATCAAACTGGGTAATACTGTTTTTACAATTGGTATTGAAGTTGATCCATACGAGATAAATATTTCCAACTTTTCTCCTGGCACCATTTATCTAAACAAAAACCCAACACAACCGCCAATTTTTTTGGAAATTATTAAACGCTTGTTGGGCTTAGCGGAAGATGGTGACAAGAATCTAATTGCAATTCGCGGTTATCAAATTGTTAAATTGCTGGGAAAAGGTGGATGTGGGGAAGTTTATTTAGCACAGCACAATCAATCCGGGAAATTCGTAGCACTGAAGGTCATGTTACCAGCAGTAGCTGCTAATGAACGTGCTGTACAGATGTTTCTCAGGGAGACGGAAAACACTAAAGCTTTACGACATCCCAATGTAGTGCGGCTAATAGATTATGGATACTCCGAAAACATTTTCTTCTTTACTATGGAGTATTGCGAGGGTGGTAGTGTATCTGATTTGATGCGCCACCAGGGTGGGCGATTATCTATTGATATAGCAGTACCGATTGCTCTACAACTTCTCGACGGTTTAGAATACACGCACAATGCTGAAATTCCCTATGTCAAACTGGGTGATGGCGGATTTGGTAAAGGCAGGGGTTTAGTTCACCGCGACCTCAAACCTGGTAATATCTTCCTTGCCTGCGTTGATGAAAAAATTGTTGCAAAAGTCGGCGATTACGGCTTATCTAAGGCATTTGACATAGCTGGTTTAAGCGGTCAAACTCTCACTGGCGCTAAAGCAGGTACTCCGGTTTTTATGCCCCGACAGCAGGTGCTTAACTTCAAATATGCCCAACCAGACGTAGATATATGGGCTACTGCTGCTTGTCTTTACTATATGCTTACTGAAACTTTCCCTCGCAACTTCACAGGCGGTGATCGGTTCCTGGCTGTATTACAAAATGACCCCGTGCCAATCGGAGCGCGAAACGCACAAATTCCGCAACATCTGGCAGAGGTTATTGATTTGGCGTTGGTGGAAAAGCCAGAAATTTATTTTAAGAGTGCGGCGGAGTTCAAGCAGGCATTGTTGGGTGTATTGTGA
- a CDS encoding SPFH domain-containing protein: MKAKLFVGLLVKSAMALGSIVIMSQYIDSVNPRLTTASVEQPPNLLFVQTPTTVSLQTSPGNSINQPMRTAGISLGGTFAIFLVFGVVVFAVISSRGVVVIANDEVGIVIKKFNLNPFSPKLPAGQLIAFKEEAGPQAKILTPGSHWGYFPWMYTIRKEKPIKVYSDAIGLVVAKDGASMSPGQLFGRVVECNNFQDAGAFIENGGHKGKQLAILTTGTYRINTELFHIYKKPVINIPPGEIGLIVAEDGAPMPPEQLLGKVVDCHNFQDASKFIENGGQKGRQLAILTAGTYWINTDLFTVITAANATQYGLKPENLQVYTVEAGKIGIVTTYDGISIESDEIAGSPVADHGNFQNGQKFLDGGGRKGLQQEVLPPGSWNLNPWFAKVEQVELTDVPVGTVGVIISHVGKPPENKAGVVERGCKGVWNTPLPPGKHVINTKVMNVEIVPTLPIALDWSNKKKPPTNYDANLHAIQLRSKDGFCFDIEVTQVIRVAEENAPTMIYRVGNNVGGSGSNSIKALIVKVLQPAVSNYFCNSAQNSEALDFLDKRSDQQRQAKDYIKSALSDFAVEAVDTLIGEIDLPEQLEKILTDRKIAQEMRITIQAERETEKELQNLEYEKAVTKKQADLVKAQEDVKIAELNAIAAKYGIEVEVGRVRQLREIDLLILKETIDIIGREGWLDIEKLKELVKLKLPEVWVSNSHDGGSGLIDAVMPQVLRTLRTSTIGSNNGLSTAHQGHQTLETSSPSTALPQGYVICTHCETKNPLGNNFCSKCGKPLTS; this comes from the coding sequence ATGAAAGCAAAGCTATTTGTCGGTCTGCTAGTGAAGAGTGCAATGGCTCTAGGCAGCATTGTTATCATGAGTCAGTATATCGATTCAGTGAATCCTCGATTAACAACTGCTTCAGTAGAACAACCCCCAAATCTGCTGTTTGTTCAGACTCCAACTACGGTATCACTACAAACTAGCCCAGGAAACTCAATCAATCAGCCCATGAGAACTGCGGGAATATCTTTGGGCGGAACTTTTGCTATTTTCTTGGTGTTCGGAGTTGTTGTATTTGCGGTTATCTCGTCCAGAGGAGTTGTAGTAATTGCTAACGATGAAGTTGGGATTGTGATTAAGAAATTTAACCTTAATCCTTTTTCCCCTAAACTTCCTGCTGGTCAGCTGATAGCTTTTAAAGAAGAAGCTGGTCCCCAAGCGAAAATTCTTACCCCGGGTTCACATTGGGGTTATTTTCCTTGGATGTATACCATTCGCAAAGAAAAACCAATCAAAGTTTACTCTGATGCAATTGGGCTAGTCGTTGCTAAAGATGGTGCGTCTATGTCACCTGGGCAACTTTTTGGTAGGGTTGTTGAATGTAACAACTTTCAGGATGCCGGTGCATTTATTGAAAATGGGGGTCACAAGGGTAAACAGCTGGCAATTCTAACAACTGGCACTTACCGGATTAACACTGAATTGTTTCACATTTATAAGAAACCAGTAATTAATATTCCTCCAGGAGAAATTGGACTAATCGTTGCCGAAGATGGTGCGCCCATGCCACCAGAACAACTGTTGGGCAAAGTTGTGGATTGCCATAACTTTCAAGATGCGTCTAAGTTTATTGAAAATGGAGGTCAAAAAGGTAGACAGCTAGCAATCTTAACTGCTGGCACCTATTGGATTAACACCGATTTATTTACTGTAATTACTGCTGCTAATGCCACCCAATATGGCCTGAAACCTGAAAATTTACAGGTGTATACAGTAGAAGCTGGGAAGATTGGCATTGTCACTACTTACGATGGTATTTCAATTGAATCAGATGAGATTGCTGGTTCGCCTGTTGCAGATCATGGCAACTTCCAAAACGGGCAAAAATTTCTTGATGGAGGCGGACGCAAAGGTTTGCAACAAGAGGTTCTGCCACCTGGTTCTTGGAATCTAAATCCTTGGTTTGCCAAAGTTGAGCAAGTAGAATTAACTGACGTTCCTGTTGGGACAGTTGGAGTTATTATCTCCCACGTTGGCAAGCCTCCCGAGAATAAGGCTGGTGTAGTTGAGCGTGGATGCAAGGGAGTTTGGAATACCCCTCTCCCCCCTGGTAAGCATGTAATCAACACAAAAGTGATGAATGTAGAGATAGTTCCAACTCTTCCCATTGCGCTAGACTGGTCAAACAAAAAAAAGCCACCTACAAACTACGATGCAAACCTTCATGCTATACAACTGCGCTCTAAGGATGGATTTTGTTTTGATATAGAAGTAACGCAAGTTATTCGCGTAGCTGAAGAAAATGCTCCCACAATGATTTATCGTGTTGGTAATAATGTTGGTGGCTCTGGTAGTAACTCTATAAAAGCTCTTATTGTAAAGGTACTACAGCCAGCAGTGAGCAATTACTTCTGCAATTCTGCTCAAAATTCTGAGGCGCTTGACTTTCTCGACAAACGTAGTGACCAACAAAGACAAGCAAAAGACTATATTAAATCAGCTCTCAGTGATTTTGCAGTTGAAGCAGTTGACACATTGATTGGAGAGATTGACCTACCCGAACAACTGGAAAAGATTTTAACTGATCGCAAAATCGCCCAGGAAATGCGTATAACCATACAAGCTGAACGAGAAACAGAAAAAGAACTCCAAAATCTTGAATACGAAAAAGCCGTGACGAAAAAGCAAGCAGATTTGGTTAAAGCTCAAGAGGATGTGAAGATTGCAGAACTTAATGCCATAGCAGCGAAATACGGAATTGAGGTTGAAGTAGGACGAGTTCGACAACTACGTGAAATAGACTTATTAATTTTGAAAGAAACTATTGATATCATTGGTCGTGAAGGCTGGCTAGATATCGAAAAACTGAAGGAGTTAGTCAAACTTAAACTTCCAGAGGTCTGGGTTAGTAATTCTCATGATGGTGGTTCTGGATTAATCGATGCAGTCATGCCTCAGGTATTGAGGACTCTGAGAACTAGTACCATTGGTTCAAATAATGGTTTATCAACAGCACACCAAGGGCATCAAACATTAGAGACTTCATCTCCGTCAACGGCACTTCCTCAAGGTTATGTTATCTGTACTCATTGCGAGACTAAAAATCCATTGGGTAACAATTTCTGCTCAAAGTGTGGTAAACCGTTAACCAGTTAA
- a CDS encoding serine/threonine-protein kinase gives MQLWTPGQPLQNGRFIIQKVLGGGGFGVTYSAIQSPIGKLVVIKTLNQKQQGQADFDKQQVKFVNEGLRLRGCSHPHIVKIYEMIKEAELWGMVMEYIDGQDLWVYVEDRGALPESEALRYIDQVGKALESVHQQELLHRDVKPHNIMLRRGTQEAVLIDFGLAREFAVGITGSMTNAKTAGYAPIEQYQRRGKFDTYTDVYALAATLYTLLTAEVPLPADFRKTGIPLPPPKQHNFRISNRVNDAIVKGMALEPQDRPQTVREFRELLGIATIETQPPFVDKPFPPDPIVQPPFVDKLSSTDPIVDYAKLEGLLRANQWKEADRETYQVMLQAVDRQNEGWMRAQELSNFPCTVLRKIDQLWVEYSDSKFGLSVQQRIWRGIRGYPGKLDRLDSATFYECGKYVGWRRNNEWLRYDNFTFSLEAQEGHLPSFGYGVLLFHEWLPMCSGFFPRIIRCL, from the coding sequence ATGCAACTTTGGACACCAGGTCAACCACTTCAAAACGGAAGATTCATTATTCAAAAAGTCCTTGGAGGTGGAGGCTTTGGTGTCACCTATAGTGCCATTCAATCCCCCATCGGTAAATTAGTTGTTATTAAAACCCTAAACCAAAAGCAACAAGGTCAAGCAGACTTTGATAAACAACAAGTAAAGTTTGTCAATGAGGGGTTGCGGTTACGAGGGTGTAGCCATCCTCATATCGTCAAAATCTACGAAATGATTAAGGAGGCTGAACTGTGGGGCATGGTGATGGAGTATATTGACGGGCAAGATTTATGGGTTTATGTTGAGGATCGTGGGGCATTGCCAGAGTCTGAGGCATTACGCTACATTGACCAGGTAGGGAAAGCCCTGGAATCTGTCCACCAACAAGAACTTTTACATCGGGATGTCAAGCCACATAATATTATGCTGCGCCGTGGTACACAAGAAGCTGTACTGATTGATTTCGGTTTGGCACGCGAATTTGCCGTTGGAATAACAGGAAGCATGACTAATGCCAAGACGGCAGGTTATGCACCCATTGAACAGTATCAAAGACGAGGTAAATTTGATACTTATACTGATGTTTATGCCTTAGCCGCAACGCTGTATACATTACTGACTGCGGAAGTTCCTTTACCTGCTGATTTTAGGAAAACTGGCATACCTTTACCACCGCCAAAGCAACATAACTTCCGGATTAGCAACAGGGTAAATGATGCTATTGTCAAAGGGATGGCGTTGGAACCGCAAGATAGACCACAGACAGTGCGCGAGTTTAGAGAATTGCTTGGTATTGCAACTATTGAAACTCAACCACCTTTTGTAGATAAACCTTTTCCACCAGATCCAATTGTTCAACCACCTTTTGTAGATAAACTTTCTTCAACAGATCCAATTGTCGATTACGCTAAACTAGAGGGCTTGTTGAGAGCTAATCAGTGGAAAGAAGCGGATCGTGAAACCTACCAAGTGATGCTTCAAGCAGTTGATCGTCAGAACGAGGGTTGGATGAGAGCGCAGGAATTATCGAACTTTCCCTGTACTGTCCTTCGCAAAATTGACCAACTATGGGTAGAGTACAGTGATAGTAAGTTTGGCTTAAGTGTTCAGCAGCGAATCTGGCGTGGCATTCGCGGTTACCCTGGCAAGTTAGATAGGTTAGATAGCGCAACTTTTTATGAGTGTGGCAAATACGTAGGCTGGCGAAGGAATAATGAATGGTTAAGATACGATAACTTTACCTTTAGTTTAGAAGCTCAGGAAGGGCACCTTCCGTCATTTGGATATGGTGTTCTGCTTTTCCACGAGTGGCTACCTATGTGTAGTGGTTTCTTCCCTCGCATTATTCGTTGTCTATAG
- a CDS encoding Uma2 family endonuclease — MQNLSTIAACGTGRSRDSFAAVQIALVLVKIEKAGQHNGDKNMSVTIPLHAIELAPGSQIAIHNLSWQDFERLLEDLGEKRNTRIAYYRGTLEIMSPLALHERPHRIIAYIITTILEEQGRNWEDFGSTTFKRPDIAGVEPDTCFYIQNASQVKGCTQMDLTVYPPCDLAVESDVTSKTTLNAYISLRVPEVWIYSNHQLTVYILQADGYVESLLSPTFPNLPVTELIPRLVQKAIDDGTSQMLRELRALLRE; from the coding sequence GTGCAAAATCTATCCACAATCGCTGCTTGCGGCACTGGGCGATCCCGCGATAGCTTCGCTGCTGTGCAGATCGCGTTAGTTTTGGTCAAAATTGAGAAAGCAGGACAGCATAACGGAGACAAAAACATGAGCGTAACTATTCCCCTACATGCCATAGAACTCGCTCCCGGTAGCCAGATTGCCATTCATAACCTGTCCTGGCAAGACTTTGAGCGACTTCTCGAAGACTTGGGAGAAAAACGCAACACCCGCATTGCTTACTACCGAGGAACCCTAGAAATAATGTCCCCGTTAGCATTACATGAGCGTCCCCACCGCATCATTGCTTACATCATCACCACAATTCTGGAGGAACAAGGACGCAACTGGGAAGACTTCGGCTCGACAACTTTTAAACGTCCAGATATTGCTGGGGTTGAACCAGATACCTGCTTTTATATTCAAAATGCCAGCCAGGTCAAAGGATGTACCCAAATGGATTTAACCGTATATCCTCCCTGTGACCTTGCCGTTGAATCTGATGTTACCTCAAAAACAACCCTCAACGCCTATATATCCCTGAGAGTTCCGGAAGTGTGGATTTACAGCAACCATCAACTAACCGTTTATATTCTCCAAGCTGACGGCTACGTAGAATCTCTCCTCAGTCCCACCTTTCCTAATTTACCCGTCACTGAACTTATTCCCCGACTGGTGCAAAAAGCAATTGATGATGGAACCAGTCAAATGCTGCGAGAACTGAGAGCTTTGCTACGGGAATAA
- a CDS encoding penicillin acylase family protein, with translation MKRSKKLWFHKAFKITVIVLLVLGLSLVGLVTYAVRQSFPVETGTVQIPGLKAEVKVERNDWGIPHIYAANSHDLFMAQGYVHAQDRFWQMDFHMGQGDGL, from the coding sequence ATGAAAAGATCCAAGAAACTTTGGTTTCATAAAGCATTCAAGATTACCGTGATTGTACTACTAGTGCTGGGGCTATCGCTAGTGGGGCTTGTCACCTATGCTGTGAGGCAATCATTTCCAGTAGAAACTGGCACGGTTCAAATACCAGGGTTGAAGGCTGAGGTAAAAGTCGAGCGTAATGACTGGGGAATTCCCCACATTTACGCTGCCAACTCCCATGATTTATTTATGGCGCAAGGTTATGTCCACGCGCAAGACCGTTTCTGGCAAATGGACTTTCACATGGGGCAAGGTGATGGCTTATGA
- a CDS encoding penicillin acylase family protein produces the protein MAYDLGKNLDSEIERSILLKTLTPAQVEELFPPYPENLPVILPEFQVGKAVSTPDVFSPVSGVNNIISALESITKPMTALEQLLGSTTGVGIGSNSWVISGQQTTTGKPILANDPHLAVQMPSIWYEVGLHCTPKSADCPYNVTGFSFAGMLGVIVGHSERIAWGVTNVLSE, from the coding sequence ATGGCTTATGATCTTGGCAAAAACCTTGATAGTGAAATTGAACGTAGTATCTTGCTCAAAACCCTGACTCCTGCTCAGGTAGAAGAACTATTTCCACCTTACCCTGAAAACCTACCAGTGATTTTGCCTGAGTTTCAAGTGGGTAAAGCAGTGAGTACACCAGATGTTTTCTCCCCAGTGAGTGGTGTAAATAATATCATCTCTGCCTTAGAGTCAATAACCAAACCGATGACTGCTTTAGAACAATTGCTAGGTTCTACTACTGGAGTCGGTATTGGTTCAAATAGCTGGGTAATATCAGGTCAGCAGACGACGACAGGTAAACCCATTTTGGCAAATGATCCTCACTTGGCTGTACAAATGCCTTCTATCTGGTATGAAGTTGGTCTGCATTGTACACCAAAAAGTGCAGATTGTCCATACAATGTGACTGGGTTTTCGTTTGCTGGAATGCTGGGTGTGATTGTCGGTCATAGCGAGCGCATTGCCTGGGGTGTCACCAATGTCCTCTCAGAATAA